In Erigeron canadensis isolate Cc75 chromosome 1, C_canadensis_v1, whole genome shotgun sequence, a single window of DNA contains:
- the LOC122604365 gene encoding protein LPA2, producing MASIIIPTSSSTLFFTSSHKSHKKHHHIQHINTAIKAQNNPSSSEEEEPTKSPQGFGPSSIPKAKAKTKERARIIRREPVETDPRFVSKKEKNEKMVKEEEQGSNERAFLLTWLGLGSLIIVEGLALAVSGFLPEEWDALFVKYLYPSFTPTVFLFVAGTVVYGVVKYLENEKPGSSS from the exons ATGGCGTCAATAATTATCCCAACATCAtcttcaaccttgttcttcacTTCCAGCCACAAATCTCACAAGAAACATCATCATATTCAACATATAAATACTGCCATTAAAGCACAAAACAACCCCTCTtcatcagaagaagaagaaccaaCTAAATCCCCTCAAGGGTTTGGCCCATCTTCAATTCCAAAGGCGAAGgctaaaacaaaagaaagagcTAGAATTATTCGTCGAGAACCTGTCGAAACCGACCCGAGATTCGTATcgaagaaagaaaagaatgaGAAGATGGTAAAGGAAGAGGAGCAAGGGAGTAATGAGCGAGCTTTTTTGCTTACTTGGTTGGGTTTAGGTTCTTTGATTATTGTTGAGGGTCTTGCTCTTGCTGTTTCGG GTTTTCTTCCAGAAGAATGGGATGCTTTGTTTGTCAAGTACCTTTATCCATCATTTACCCCAACTGTATTCTTGTTCGTTGCTGGAACCGTTGTCTATGGTGTGGTGAAGTACCTGGAAAACGAGAAACCGGGTAGCTCAAGTTGA
- the LOC122584748 gene encoding uncharacterized protein LOC122584748: MAILVFPRNIPTKTTTVFQNHHHRRRSCSLAFRCCSSVKLSSKSITAAGSSKTTTDATAVVWYKNDIRVDDHPGLIAASSKHSTIVPIYVFDHRILRNFTEEMLELLLFAVKDLRSSLKGMGSDLMIRSGTAESVIQHLVKQVGAANVYTQDEVEYDLRLLIESVKQNLRDLSLEEECSPEMSLCKTPFYELKNMTDLPLSYDDFQRLKLHVTSPFSAPKLPGQKTDLDWGLIPTLDDLKEFMDKSPYKSKDSWSLIKNSSAEYVLQKARILMSNGVTATQSNMTSPASQIKKRSKKSAFVTKQGIFVGGGTSDVLNALAAYLRYLEGTARDDWQEVHERLRNAETREGASFGILFGPALQLGIVSRRRVYYETIKYEKERNGGFLSPFGYSAATVAAAANYVSSKEWYHLLASRSQVDSTKRYSTRYWRWKGHLIQYAVVGIDGPPILLVHGFGAFLEHFRDNINDIVEGGNRVWSVTLLGFGRSEKPNVVYTELMWAELLRNFIVDVVGEPVHLVGNSFGGYFVSIVAGLWPALARSVVLLNSAGHYIPGYSLVPPFKERKTTGIAWLGARGLSFYLRLSFRNLVKRCYPTKTDRADEGLLNEMVRASYDPGVLVVLESIFTFDPSIPLNYLLKGFENKVLIIQGMKDPISDSKTKVSVLKRHFKESVIKELDAGHCPHDEVPEEVNCIIQEWVISIESRHKILDQTSKGESRIVV; encoded by the exons ATGGCGATTCTTGTTTTCCCCCGCAACATtccaacaaaaacaacaactgtgtttcaaaatcatcatcatcgtcgtcgttCTTGCTCACTTGCTTTCCGATGTTGTTCTTCTGTCAAATTGTCTTCAAAGTCAATAACTGCTGCTGGTAGCTCCAAAACGACAACAGATGCAACAGCAGTTGTTTGGTACAAAAATGATATTCGTGTTGATGATCATCCTGGCTTAATTGCGGCTTCTTCAAAACATTCCACGATCGTTCCGATTTATGTTTTCGATCACCGCATTCTTCGCA ACTTCACTGAAGAAATGCTTGAGCTGCTTCTGTTTGCCGTGAAAGATTTGAGAAGTTCATTGAAGGGTATGGGATCTGATCTGATGATCAGGTCTGGAACGGCAGAATCTGTTATTCAGCATCTTGTAAAACAG GTAGGGGCTGCAAATGTTTACACACAAGATGAGGTGGAATATGACTTACGGTTGCTGATTGAGAGCGTTAAACAAAACTTGAGAGATTTATCTCTTGAAGAAGAATGTAGCCCTGAGATGTCTCTATGTAAAACTCCCTTTTATGAGTTGAAG AACATGACGGACCTTCCATTGTCATATGATGATTTTCAACGGTTAAAATTGCATGTGACTTCACCTTTTTCAGCCCCAAAATTACCCGGCCAAAAGACAGATTTAGATTGGG GTCTTATACCGACACTTGATGATTTAAAGGAATTCATGGATAAGAGTCCATACAAATCAAAGGATAGCTGGAGTTTGATCAAGAATAGTTCTGCTGAATATGTATTACAGAAGGCTAGAATTCTTATGTCAAATGGTGTGACTGCTACTCAAAGCAATATGACCTCCCCTGCTTCTCAGATTAAGAAGAGATCAAAAAAATCAGCATTTGTTACAAAGCAAGGAATTTTTGTTGGAGGTGGAACTAGTGATGTGCTTAATGCATTGGCTGCATATTTAAGATATTTAGAGGGTACTGCACGGGATGATTGGCAGGA GGTGCATGAAAGATTACGTAATGCTGAAACCCGAGAAGGAGCTTCCTTTGGTATTCTTTTTGGACCTGCCCTTCAGCTTGGAATTGTTTCTCGAAGGAGAGTGTATTATGAgaccataaaatatgaaaaagagCGAAATGGTGGATTCCTCTCACCCTTTGGTTATTCAGCTGCCACTGTAGCCGCAGCAGCGAATTATGTTTCCTCCAAAGAG TGGTATCATCTTTTGGCTTCAAGAAGTCAAGTGGACTCCACAAAAAGATATTCTACTCGGTACTGGAGGTGGAAAGGTCATCTAATACAG TATGCCGTTGTAGGTATTGACGGTCCACCTAtccttcttgtacatggttTCGGTGCCTTTTTGGAGCATTTCCGTGACAATATCAATGACATAGTTGAAGGTGGCAACCGTGTTTGGTCCGTCACACTTCTAGGATTTGGCAGATCAGAGAAACCAAATGTTGTATACACCGAACTTATGTGGGCCGAGTTACTAAGAAATTTCATAGTTGATGTTGTTGGCGAACCAGTTCATCTTGTTGGGAACTCATTTGGAG GTTATTTTGTTTCCATTGTTGCCGGCTTGTGGCCTGCGCTAGCAAGGTCTGTGGTGCTCTTAAACAGTGCAGGACATTACATCCCAGGATATTCTTTAGTGCCTCCCTTCAAG GAAAGGAAAACTACAGGAATCGCATGGTTAGGTGCCAGGGGGCTTTCCTTCTACCTGAGGCTGAGCTTTAGGAACTTAGTGAAGCGTTGCTACCCAACT AAAACAGACCGTGCTGACGAAGGGCTCCTCAATGAGATGGTCAGAGCA TCATATGACCCTGGTGTCCTGGTGGTTCTAGAAAGCATCTTTACTTTTGATCCTTCAATTCCTCTAAATTATCTTCTCAAAGGATTCGAGAATAAGGTCCTTATTATCCAA GGCATGAAAGACCCAATCTCCGACTCAAAGACGAAAGTTAGTGTCCTCAAGAGACACTTTAAGGAAAGCGTAATTAAGGAGCTGGATGCAG GCCATTGCCCCCATGATGAGGTACCTGAGGAAGTCAACTGTATCATCCAGGAGTGGGTGATAAGTATCGAAAGCAGACACAAGATCCTAGATCAAACGAGCAAAGGAGAAAGCAGAATAGTAGTCTAA
- the LOC122591088 gene encoding uncharacterized protein LOC122591088 has protein sequence MFSREEIIAVKNIPSTRKLMAKLPVLLEQEKSNTKTKGKAPMESDNAKRHKKRKTQPEMKMQLQSGGNVALIESCWKDLSVQIEQRIAKACLIISMLRRIEEILINLPATNRAIIQPSFSSLCAETDAVISKITDCMKMQCDENQSHSSVRFHKLATSTTMEPSF, from the exons ATGTTCTCTCGTGAG GAGATTATAGCAGTGAAGAACATCCCATCAACACGAAAGCTTATGGCCAAATTACCGGTGCTTCTAGAACAAGAGAAATCTAATACCAAGACCAAAGGAAAAGCACCAATGGAGAGCGACAATGCAAAGAGGCATAAGAAAAGGAAGACACAACCAGAAATGAAGATGCAGCTTCAAAGTGGGGGAAATGTTGCTCTGATCGAGAGTTGTTGGAAAGATCTGAGTGTGCAGATTGAGCAAAGGATAGCCAAGGCTTGTCTCATCATTTCCATGTTGCGAAGGATTGAAGAAATACTCATAAATCTGCCCGCAACAAACCGTGCTATCATTCAACCCTCTTTTTCCAGTCTTTGTGCTGAAACTGACGCCGTCATAAGTAAAATAACAGATTGTATGAAGATGCAGTGTGATGAGAATCAAAGCCATTCAAGTGTCCGTTTTCATAAACTTGCTACAAGTACCACAATGGAACCGTCTTTTTAG
- the LOC122602597 gene encoding eukaryotic translation initiation factor: protein MAATEVGGGGGAAVELTEGIHKLDKKWTFWVDNQSKPKQGVAWGNNLRNVYTFDTVEEFWCLYDKVFKPSKLQINADFHLFKAGIEPKWEDPECANGGKWTVTSSTTRKPDFETMWLETLMALIGEQFENADEICGVVASVRQRQDKLSIWTKNAANEAVQMSIGRKWKEIIDVTEKITYNFHDDSKSRTTKGRYSV, encoded by the exons ATGGCAGCAACTGAGgttggcggcggcggcggtgcgGCGGTGGAATTGACAGAAGGGATACATAAATTAGATAAAAAGTGGACGTTTTGGGTCGACAATCAATCGAAACCTAAACAAGGCGTTGCTTGGGGAAATAATCTTCGCAATGTTTATACTTTTGACACTGTTGAAGAATTTTGGTG tTTGTATGATAAGGTATTTAAGCCCAGCAAGCTGCAAATAAATGCTGATTTCCATTTGTTCAAAGCTGGGATTGAGCCTAAATGGGAAGATCCGGAGTGTGCTAATGGTGGCAAGTGGACTGTTACTAGTAGCACTACCAGAAAGCCGGACTTCGAGACTATGTGGCTTGAAACC CTGATGGCTTTAATTGGTGAGCAATTTGAGAATGCCGATGAAATATGTGGTGTTGTTGCTAGTGTCCGGCAAAGGCAAGATAAACTTTCTATCTGGACTAAGAATGCTGCTAATGAAGCTGTTCAG ATGAGCATTGGAAGAAAATGGAAGGAAATTATAGACGTGACTGAAAAAATCACTTACAACTTCCAT GATGATTCTAAGTCAAGAACAACAAAAGGTCGATATAGTGTGTAA